From Triticum aestivum cultivar Chinese Spring chromosome 4A, IWGSC CS RefSeq v2.1, whole genome shotgun sequence, a single genomic window includes:
- the LOC123087889 gene encoding GDP-mannose 4,6 dehydratase 1, with translation MADSSAPHSNGGAVAVADAEAVPRSLAPPRRVALVTGITGQDGSYLTELLLSKGYEVHGLIRRSSNFNTQRLDHIYHDPHATPSAALRPPMRLHYADLSDSSSLRRALDHVLPDEVYNLAAQSHVAVSFEVPDYTADVTATGALRLLEAVRLSAKTKPMRYYQAGSSEMFGSTPPPQSEATPFHPRSPYAAAKVAAHWYTVNYREAYGLFACNGVLFNHESPRRGENFVTRKITRAIGRIKVGLQTKVFLGNLSAARDWGFAGDYVEAMWLMLQQDKPDDYVVATEECHTVEEFLQAAFGYTGLNWKDHVVIDKKYFRPSEVDCLQGDSSKSRRVLGWKPKVGFQQLVEMMVDNDIELAKKEKVLVDAGYRDPKQQP, from the coding sequence ATGGCCGACTCCTCCGCGCCGCACTCCAACGgcggcgccgtcgccgtcgccgacgccgaGGCGGTGCCCCGCTCCCTGGCGCCGCCGCGGAGGGTGGCGCTGGTGACGGGCATCACGGGGCAGGACGGGAGCTACCTGACGGAGCTGCTCCTGTCCAAGGGATACGAGGTGCACGGCCTCATCCGCCGCTCCTCCAACTTCAACACGCAGCGCCTCGACCACATCTACCACGACCCGCACGCGACCCCCTCCGCCGCGCTGCGCCCGCCGATGCGCCTCCACTACGCCGACCTCTCCGACTCCTCCTCGCTCCGCCGCGCGCTCGACCACGTGCTCCCCGACGAGGTCTACAACCTGGCCGCGCAGTCCCACGTCGCCGTCTCCTTCGAGGTCCCCGACTACACCGCCGACGTCACGGCCACGGGCGCGCTCCGCCTGCTCGAGGCCGTCCGCCTCTCCGCCAAGACCAAGCCCATGCGCTACTACCAGGCCGGGTCCTCGGAGATGTTCGGGTCCACGCCGCCGCCGCAGAGCGAGGCCACGCCCTTCCACCCGCGGTCACCCTACGCGGCCGCCAAGGTCGCCGCGCACTGGTACACCGTCAACTACCGCGAGGCGTACGGCCTCTTCGCCTGCAACGGCGTGCTCTTCAACCACGAGTCCCCCCGGCGCGGCGAGAACTTCGTCACCCGCAAGATCACCCGCGCCATCGGCCGCATCAAGGTCGGGCTCCAGACCAAGGTCTTCCTCGGCAACCTCTCCGCCGCCAGGGATTGGGGCTTCGCCGGGGATTATGTCGAGGCCATGTGGCTCATGCTCCAGCAGGACAAGcctgatgactatgttgttgccaCCGAGGAGTGCCACACGGTGGAGGAGTTCTTGCAGGCTGCTTTTGGGTACACCGGCCTCAACTGGAAGGATCATGTGGTGATTGACAAGAAGTACTTTCGCCCTTCAGAGGTGGACTGTCTGCAGGGAGATTCGTCCAAGTCAAGGAGAGTGCTTGGGTGGAAGCCCAAGGTCGGCTTCCAGCAGCTAGTTGAGATGATGGTTGATAACGACATCGAGCTCGCCAAGAAGGAGAAGGTCCTTGTGGATGCTGGGTACCGCGACCCCAAGCAGCAGCCATAG
- the LOC123087888 gene encoding uncharacterized protein — protein sequence MEYVAELQHLWADLDHYDPLELPHSECIVATKKWVERRRVMKFLKGLSSEFEGRRAGLFHQPKLPSLEEAVAAMAQEEVRLKLTMTGEANASRSAFTVSEWKETRECFNCGEKGHISINCTAQRREIRGRGRGYNRGGYRGVRGRGNLRGSNYSSGFKANLANLATQEEGTSTTSQGESKSRSQEDNTFGNFAHFVYTGEGEDDWKETWDRNQA from the exons ATGGAGTATGTAGCAGAATTGCAGCATTTGTGGGCTGACTTAGACCACTATGATCCACTGGAGTTACCACATTCAGAATGTATAGTTGCTACTAAGAAGTGGGTAGAGCGTAGGAGAGTGATGAAATTCTTGAAGGGACTTAGCTCAGAATTTGAAGGAAGGCGTGCTGGGTTGTTTCATCAGCCAAAGCTTCCCTCGCTTGAGGAGGCAGTTGCAGCAATGGCACAGGAGGAGGTCAGGTTGAAGTTGACCATGACTGGAGAAGCGAATGCATCTCGCTCAGCATTTACTGTGTCTGAATGGAAGGAGACAAGAGAGTGCTTCAACTGTGGAGAGAAAGGTCACATAAGCATCAATTGCACAGCACAACGCAGAGAAATACGTGGTAGGGGAAGAGGTTACAACCGAGGTGGATACCGGGGAGTTAGAGGCAGAGGTAACTTGAGGGGTTCGAATTATTCCAGTGGCTTCAAAGCAAACTTGGCTAACTTGGCAACGCAAGAAGAAGGGACGTCAACAACCTCTCAAGGGGAGTCGAAGAGTAGAAGCCAGGAGGACAACACCTTCGGGAACTTTGCCCACTTTGTCTACACAGGGGAAG GAGAGGATGACTGGAAGGAAACTTGGGACAGGAACCAGGCGTAG